In Podarcis muralis chromosome 7, rPodMur119.hap1.1, whole genome shotgun sequence, the genomic stretch tgCTTCCTTTGCTGTTCAGTAACCATGAGCAGTTCCGTATAGTtaaacccatagctgtcaacttttcccttttcttgcgaggaatcctattcagaataagagaatttccctttaaaaaagggaaatgttgacagctatggttaaagctatggctttcccagtagtgatgtatggaagtgagagctggaccataaagaaggctggtcgccgaagaactgatgcttttgaattatggtgctggaggagactcttgagagtcccatggactgcaagaagatcaaacctctccattccgaaggaaatcagccctgagtgctcactggaaggacagatcctgaagctgaggctccaagactttggccacctcatgagaagagaagactccctggagaagaccctgatgttgggaaagatggagggcacaaggagaaggggacgacagaggacgagatggttggacagtgttctcgaagctaccagcatgagtttgaccaaaatgcgggaggcagtggaggacaggagtgcctggcgtgctctggtccagggggtcacgaagagtcagacacgactaaacaacaacagcaaaccatGAGCAGCTATCTTGCTGCCTTGCCAGAGGGGTCAGCCCCTCTCTACTTCCCCAGGACTGCTTGTTTCAGTTTCCCAGTCTCCAGACTTTCTCACTTATCTCTTTCCACTCCCCAACAGAGACATCAAACCAGACAACATCCTCCTGGACCGATGTGGACATATCCGGCTGGGGGACTTTGGCTCCTGCCTCAAGCTCCGCAAAGACGGGACGGTAAGACTTGAATTGGGGGTAGGGGTGATTAGGGACAggaaaccaggcacagggcctttttggtagtggcacccgccctgtggaacacccacctgtcagatgtcaaacagatgaaTAGCTACacaactttttgaagacatctgaaggcagccctgtataaggaagttgtttgatgtgttttcatTATATTGAAAGCTGCTCagtgtggctgaggcaacccgACCAGATGGGcggtgtgttgttgctgttgctgttgctgttgttgttgttgttgttgttgttgttgttgttgttgttgttgttgttgttgttgtcttctgcttcttcttcttcagcctgcCTTTAGAGGCAAACTGACATAATTAATTtgccctttctgaaacaatacgaaCACTGAAACACGGACATCCTCCGAAATTCGCACTTCGAATTTTTCacagcagttctccagccaataataataataataataataataataataataataatttattattcataccccacccatctggctgggtttccccagccactctgggcggcttccaacaaaatattataaacacaataaaacatcaaacattaaaactttccgaaacagggctgccttcagatgtagttgtttatttccttgacatctgatgggatggcgttccacagggcgggtgccacaaccgagaaggccctctgtctggttccctgtaagctcacttctcgcagtgagggaaccgccagaaggcccttggcgctggacctcagtgtctgggctgaatgatggggggtggagacactccttcaggtatactgggcctttgaggccgtttagggctttaacaagtcagcaccaacactttgaattgtgcttggaaacatgtgCCAAAATGTACATAGCTAGGGCAAAGTGTGTATGGGAAAACATCTActccagcaaaaaaaaacccacacaaatccAGCAAACAAATACGTGTTCTGTGTGTGGCAGGTCTGCTCAACGATAGCCGTCGGCACCCCAGATTACCTCTCCCCCGAGATTTTGCAAGCGGTGGAAGACGGCGCTCACTCCTACGGCACAGAGTGCGACTGGTGGTCCCTCGGCGTCTTCGCCTACGAGATGTTCTTTGGCCACACTCCTTTCTTTGCCGACTCCGTGGTGGAGACGTACGGAAAGATAATCCATTTCAAAGTAAGCGAGGGGCGGAGGTCTGCGGGTCTGTGTGGGTTTGCCTCTCCCGATGGAGAATCGGGGTCCAGATCTCTCCCTGGGCGCCCTTTCCGATTGTCAAAACTCTCCCTTCCGAAGgagcacttccggttccctccGTCGGTTCCCGACGTCCCTCCCGAAGCTCTGGCCTTGATCGAAGGGCTCATCTGCCCCCGGGAGATGCGACTGGGGCGCAACGGAGTCCGGGACTTCCAGGAGCACCCCTTCTTTGTGGGCGTGGACTGGGACTCGCTGCGGGACTGCGTGCCGTCCTTCGTGCCCGAATTTGCTAACGCCACGGACACCTGCAACTTCGACGTGGTGGATGACTGTCTCACTGACATGGTGAGCGGGGGAGGGGTACGTGACTTTTTATTTGTCCCCCTCCACTCCCAATTCCTCTCCCCCCAGTGCCAGTTCATCTGAGAAACACCGTTTGGGTAACTGTGGACTCCATGGGTGAGATAGTTTTACAGAGGTGTCCCTTCCTTGTCCTGCTCTTTGGACAATAATTCCTATTGCTTCGCTCGTTTCAAAATGTGGCGAGCCAGCCCTACTGGCTATGGGGCAGTGGGGGGTGGGTTCATGTTCATTCTCCTAGGTGGGGCCCCAGGGAACCACCTCAGAGTCCTGCCCTGAACTTGGCAGTTTACGACAGCTAAAACACAATCTTCACACACTTGGCTGAGTTTCAGACCTAATGACTACAGCAGCTCATCCCCAGTAGGTCTtagaaaagtttggattttttTCTTACCCCTTGAATCAGTTGCCGAAActaaaattagggttgccatatgtctggaaaaaTCTGTACGTAgggcaacccatgttggcagtgtcgtttttgccgTTTTCCCTGAAAAATCGCTCAAAAACGTCATTTTTTTGTGTGATTTCCGCcagaaaagttcaacaactttgtccCCCTGCCACAAAGCTTTTGTGTCCAgatatttttgaaatatggcaaccctactcaaaGTTCCTATCTCACCACTGCTATCTAAATCACCTcctctccagagctttccccaagcaatcagagactgtgcctccgcgaagccaacctctcctctgctcttttcgtgcctctcctggttctgggagacaagtggggaGAGGAGCTTGACGCCGGAGGGGCGGGAAACACCTGCGATACTTCGCCAGCCggtctcatctctgcctcttgacccccttcctctcctgcctccgattctggactgctctctgccacagactcaccCCGCTCACTGAGCCCTGTTCCCTCTTCCACTttcaacacctcctcttccccatcttctccctctgactactctttttattattattattattattattggttttcacatattacattacaaTATAGATGTACCAAAGCCGTgaacaccatttcctccccatacatttacatttctatttccCCAATcaatcatattattcttttctccttcctctcacttccctccgcccccactcgatttcctcCGCATTATACcatttacaataatctttgcattccACAATCTTCTCAGATCATCTATATATTCTTAAtatctttccttactaatttttcttccatccagtacaTCATATTAGCACATATATATATCTACGGGGTGagcatcaaaagtgcaagtagataaataggtaccactccggcgggaaggtaaacagcgtttccgtgcgctgctctggttctccggaagcggcttagtcctgctggccacatgacccggaagctgtacgccggctccctcggccaataaagcgagatgagcgccgcaaccccagacttgtccacaactggacctaatggtcaggggtcccctttacctttacctttaataggtatctaaaactatttgcacataacaaaatatgtattttatcaaagtaatggttgaactgaaatacaattttaGGTAGCAGGCTAGCAgacggggcccatgacttatatcataggagcctacacaacacaaaacactgttgctgtatgtaggttttattttatttgttttttatcttatattttggaaatatacatccagttttttcccctttaaatttattggggggccccaagagagggatgaaaatgtcaaatcttcacgAAGGCCAGaaggtcctacatgggccagaaaaaaagccaaggAAGTCTCCAAATAGGAgatccatcacagaaggagaaaggaaaaaggaagagggagagggagaggggatgaagttgattccaagccaaaggccaggcggaacaactctgtcttacaggccctgcggaaagaaatcagatcctgcagggccctggtctcatgaggcagagcgttccaccaggccggggccagtgttgaaaaggccctggctctggttgaagctaccgtatttttcgctctataacatgcacctgaccataacacgcacatcgtttttagaggaggaaaacaagggaaaaaacattctgaatgaaacagtggatgtatcatttttgtgcttcatgctgtggccacagacatgtgatctgatggtgaatttggggtgacccaatgcaaaaatcctgaggatccatgtggatccatgctttttaaccacgtgtttgcaccattgcagccccaggcaacagtgggtgcgtgattttttgggtgcaggctgtagccatggacatgctatgtgatctgatggtgaatttggggtgacccaatgcaaagatcctgaggatacatgtggatccatgctttttaaccacatttttgcaccattgcagccccaggcaacagtgggtgcgtgattttttttggtgcaggctgtagccatggacatgctatgtgatctgatggtgaatttggggtgacccaatgcaaagatcctgaggatccatgttgatctatgctttgtaaccacattttaagtggggagcgaaggaaaaacaaagaagggacatgagaggggtgtgcagagaagcagctggctaagaatgcaggagagggatttaacgggtgggaggcaaaagttcccccccaagccagccatctctctctctctctctctctctctctctctctctccctcccccccctctccctctccctcccccactctctcttcctctcccccagcagtaccggagcacagagacgacactttcccctctgcttgcctggaggggaggggctttccctgctctttgttccgtttcagcaatcacagcaacgaaacagaggagggtgggcagtaagaccctgaggcagaatacaggaaagctgccacttcctcttttcaggtttcccttctccgtgaagagcgatttgacttttgcttgattttttggctccagggaccacacattcgctccataacacgcacagacatttccccttcctttttaggagaaaaaatctgcgtgttatagagggaaaaatacggtaatctgacttccttagggcctgggaccactagggtgttattatttatggaccttaaggtcctccgtggggcataccgggagaggcggtctgtaggtacgagggtcctaggccgtgaagggctttaaaggtaaaaaccagcaccttaaatctgaccccgtactccactgggagccagtgcagctggaaaagaactgggtgaatatgccaggtcggggcgggaaaggtaaccactgtatgtaaatctggcactgccagtAGGGGGCGCTATGcccagcctgctgctgctgctgctgctgctgctctggttagaactgaccccccccccaaacacccacccaccctctgtgTGCTTGTGTCTCCCTTTTCCTAGGAAACCTTGTCGGATGTGATGGAGAGCTCTCCGCTCGGGGTGCACCTGCCCTTCGTGGGGTATTCGTACACCTACACGGCAGCAGCAAAGTAAGACGCCTTTGGGGGTGTGGGGGGCGCTTGGGTTGGGAACCCCAAGGCTGGTGTCAGAAGCCAGTTGCAGGCCCTGGAATTgtgcaggttaaaccacagagccagttGCAGGCCCCGGACTCCAGGAAAGGAGAGGGGTCCTGTTACCTGTGCAGAAGGTAGTAGGTGTACACATAGGCTGAATCTAGACCTGTAtagaaaaaaatgcttttaaaaaaaaaccaccgttttaaaatatatattgaattttgcattagctcaccatcgccatctggtgtcatgTTTGTGTAATgcgcttaaaacacacttaagacGTTACATTTGCACCTGCGTAGCTGAGTCcctgagggacacaggtggcgctgtgggttaaaccacagagcctaggacttgctgatcagaaggtcggcggttcgaatccctgcaatgacggggtgagctcccgttgctcggtccctgctcctgcccacctagcagttcaaaagcatacagtgcaagtagataaataggtaccgcttcagcgggaaggtaaatggcgtttctgtgcgctgctctggtttgccagaagcggcttagtcatgctggccacatgacccgaaagctgtacgccggctccctcagccaataaagtgagatgagtgccgcaaccccagattcggtcacgactggacctaatggtcaggggtccctttacctttacctagctgagtccctggtcCCAAGTTGACCCCTGGGCAAAACCGTCTTGTGGCAACGCAGAGACCCTGCCAGGATCGGGTCCGTGAGGCTCTCCCTTTCTCTCAGACAGAATGAGGCGGAGGAAAGAGGCCGCGGGGACGTCAGCATGGAGGTCGATGGCAGCCAGAGGACTTTGCCCCCAGAGCAGACCCCCAAGCAAACCCCGGAGGAGCTGGTAGGTTGGGGGACCAATTGGAGCCAAGATGGGGCGGTGGAGAGCCTGACCTGGTACCCGAGAGGCACCTCAGTGTCCGAGGTTTCACAGACACCTCCGTCTTGCTCCCTACCAGGCATGCAAACTCCCAGATGGACAGAAACTCGACGTGGCCACTTTCCTAGAGTTGCAGTCGGCGCTCGAGGAGGAGCTGAGGAGCCGGGAGATGCTGTGTCAAGAGCTCAGCATGGTCAAGGTGGCCAACCAGACGTTTGCCAGGTGAAGGTTATggatgttaggatattgatgttccgttTCACCTTAAGAATGGGCATGTGTAGCATagttgtcaaccgtcccttatttggtgggaaagttccttatcccagcgccgtgtcaagctgctgccccttattgatgatgtcctttaaatttcccgggtttcaaggaagcagctcctctccctccctccctgctggccagggaagagggaggctccaactgtgttgcttggctgcgttgctcacccaataaggagtctaagaacgactggggggtggagcttgcatgccttgtgccgatcaaatcggccgccttgcctggggactcgcctttgctcagcgcttcccagcggagaggtgacggtggttttccttgctgcatcccctttgctgggtttctgcgctgtgggaaccaccgcttgaggcttcgtttggctgctggctgggctttctgcctttggctcggagggctcagaagttgaatatagctgtgctctgaaaatcccttattttggctgctcatcccttatttttgaggctgctggtcccttattttcaaatctgtaagttgacagctatgatgtggAGTTGTTgcgtgaacgatgggggtgggaaGGCAGGAATTTGGAGGAGAACCTCCTATGATCAACGAAGAATGAATGGAGTTCGAGGAAGCTGGACTTTCCACGTTAGATGGCAGACAGGGTGAATGGGCCCAATCCCCTCAGGCACTTGAAGGCTGAAAGTCATTGAAATGATTAGCTACAAGGCCATGAAAAACAAACCTAGTTTAGTTGTTATTAACCGTTTTTCAgtgggatttctttctttttaattgtacTGTTTTACTGCTTTGTGTTTGCCGCTCCTGGGCTCTGTTGGCAGGAAGAACGGCTTGGAGCTTTAATAAAGTTAAATAACACGAGtcgcttcagggtaagaacagcagCTAAACTTAGATCTGAAAACAGTGTGGAGAAGATCAGGTACGGAATAACTAGAATATGCAGCATTCAttgggaaactggggaaagcaagGAGGGGTGGGATCCCAAAGTTACTGGATTATTTGATAGGAATTTCGAACGTGTTGTAAATTCTGTGGAAAATATAtaccgtatacagtggtacctctggttgcgaatgggatccgttctggaggcccgttcgcgacatgaaaagagcgcaacccacagcggcatgtctgcgcacacgcaggttgcaattcgctgcttctgcgcatgcgcgtgacgtcattttgcgcttctgcgcatgcgcgagcggcgaaacccggaagtaaccctttccggtacttccgggtcgccgcaggacgtaacctgaaagaacgtaacatgaagcggacgtaacatgaggtatgactgtatataaaataataatattaaataacGAGTAGATCAGTCCTTCTCCCTGGCTTCCCACTTTCCTCGCATCAAACACTGATTGTCTCGCCTTTTCCTGCCCAGCCAACTCAAGGAAGCCGAGAGCCGCAATTTGGAACTGGAAGCTCAGATCAAACGCCTAGAGGAGCAGATCGAAGGGATGAGGCCGATGGCCGAGGAAGGCAAGTTTCACCGGAGGCCCTTCCCTCCTGCTGCCTGCAGCCCCTCGCCCAGCTTGCGTTCCTGGCAGACTCCGCCCTGCGCTGCGACCCCTTCAGCTTGCTGACCACTCCCTTCGGTTCCAGCTCTTTCACCCCCTTCCCTTCCACGGTTTGGAAGAAGCACGTGCCTCAATGCCAGCGCTGCGCCCAGAAGCAAGCCAGGGAGCTCGGCCCCAGCCGCACGCACGGACTgagtgctttggactacaactcccatcatccgcagccagcatggccaacagtcggGATGGTGGGAGTCGCAGTTTGAAACGTCTGGAGGGAACCGGATTGGTAAAGGCTGGCAGTTGAAAGGAAGTGTGTGCGCGAAGAATTACTTTTTTCACACCACACGTCCAAAGCactgtggtaccactttaaaacgtcatggcttcccccagaggattctgggagctgtggcttGTTCAGGCTGCTGCTAGACCTGTCgtcgtttttattttgattacgtattttgtggtttttatatttttattttgttatgtgaactgccttgagacctcTGGGCTATAGGGCGGTAAataatttcaaataataataataataataatagacctaCATTgaatgctcgggttgcgaacatgatccatgcgggatgcatgttcgcaacccgcagcgtttgcaacccacagtggcacgtctgtgcatgcatgggttgcgattcagcgcttctgcgcatgcacaaagcgtttctgcgcatgcgtgacctcCAAAACCCAGAggtaacccattccgttacttccgggtttcggcatgtctgtaacctgagaaaacgcaacctgaagcctctgtaacccgaggtataactgtatttTCCTCCAAGAGCTACGATTTCCAGAGTAGTTTATCCATctatccctcttcacagggaaccctgagaactgtagtttagggggggggggatagtgagGTTTCCGAACAACACTCTGCAACCTGAACCATCTACAGGATTCCTTTGGAGGAAGCCGTGACTTTATAAAGTGGTCTCTTGGCTCTTTGGGTTTATGGTGCGTACTCAGAGCAGACAGACTCCTTGGCCAACTTGAGTCCACTGATTCTGAGGCTATGTGCACATGAGTTGCTTAAAACTCAGTGGGGCCACCCCCCGCCTCCTGCCTTTCCAGGGAGGAGCCGCATTTCCAGAGAGACGACTGGGCTGTCTTTGCCCGATGTTCATCGCCAGATTCACCAGCAGGCTGAATGCTTGAATCTATAGGCCCAGCACCCCGCTGACTGGGTTTGCGGTGAGGAGGGAGCCTCCACCTGCCCTCCGGCCCCGTCTAGCAGTAGCCTAGAATGGAAGGgcataacctggaaagctgtagGAGAACCATTGCCTTCCCTGAAGGTTCTCTATCGTTGACGCACTGAGCCCTGTTCCTTTCGCTTCCCCTTCTGGGTGCTGGGCAGGTGCTTTAACTCTTGAAAATTCTCCTTCACGGACTCCCGCTCCACCCTGCCTCTTGCCCATCAGAAGGGCGGGTGCACGACTGGTCAGTTTGAGCTCTGTCAATGGCtaccagcataataataataataatttattatttatcccccgcccatctggctgggtttacccagccactctgggcagcttccaacagaatattaaaatacaataacttattaaacattaaaagcttccctaaacagggctgccttcagatgtcttctaaaagtctggtagttgtttatctctttgacatctggtgggagggcgtttcacacgGTAGGCGCtaacaccgagaaggccctctgtttggttccctgtaacttggctcctcgcagtgagggaaccgtcagaaggccctggacctcagtgtccaggcagaacaaagggggtggagacgctccttcaggtatccaggCATGCCCTCCGAGTCTCAAAACCAGGACACACACCTTTCCGTCTGTGTTGCCTGCACAAGTGACATGCAAGATCACGGAGCCCCAAATACACTATTTTTCTCAGAGCTGTGCTCTTGCACAATGGCACGGCACCCCAAAATATGTTTGGGGGGCGCACCATGCGAGATTGCGGCCCTGAGAAAAGCACAAGGGCTGGGCGCAAATTCACGTGAGGTCACGGCACCAGAAATGGCCCCTGTGCTCTTGCTGGGGCAGGGAATGAAATGTGCCGGTTTTtctggggcacttgcagggtctgttcTATGCTCTGCCTCGGCTGTTGTGTCTCAAGTGGGGAAGAGTTGTTcatgcactcaagtcctgcttggggcaactggttggccaattTAAGAACAGGGTGTTGAACCAAATGGAGACTTCGTTGTCCTGGTGCATCATGCCTCTTCCTAGGTTCTTAGATGTGCTTCAGGTCCGTACACAGAGCTGTCTTAggcatatccggcgccgtggtgcaaagatccctccagcgctccaccccgtttcccagagttgtcaacctttcccCAAGCCTCTGCAAGGATTGCTCTCCtaccgcagaggcttgggaggcaagctgcatgcccgTCAGCCATATAGTTgacggggcgcagctggcgggcatgcaagaatcatagaatcatagaatcatagagttggaagggccaccgagtccaaccccctgccaagcaggaaacaccatcagagcactcctgacatatggttgtcaagcctctgcttaaagacctccaaagaaggagactccaccacaccacAGAGgcaaaggggaggccgccggcaaagccgcgcagctcccccacttgctggggtgcCCCAAGAGGCCTGGGCCCTGACGCAacacaccactaagccctatgggaaagacggctctgtcgGTACgtgagtgtgctggtcccgtgggttacccgagaggcgaggtccaagtccggtccgtggtcaaaggtgcaatgtggaggcagtccgtagtagctgaagctgggtgcagggcagggagccggGTGAAGTCAGggacaggcttgcaagcagggagccagggcaggtcaggcagaaaagcagaacagggttcaggcaggaactagcaaccaacaatgttgctcccgcaacctgggactgggctggctggcttttatctgccccgaggaaTAGGGCAGCCCTGATCCTCTGGtgcctcgcctctcctggcctggaggcaagcactcctcctgcgggaacttagttccctccgcctctctgccctgagcctctgcagctcaggagaggctggagggttaccagacccagaggcaacctcagcttcccctgacggggctgagagtggagcacctgcaggcaatgggtcctccatcacctcaggagccagagcagactcagctggtgcctgcacctgaggatccagcacaggtgaggacccttcaggctcaagccccagccctggctcagctggttctggaggcggggaatcctgtgcaggctgggatccctccggttcagcatccgagtccgaatcccaggccatcacagtgagCCACAACAGCACATGAGAGCTGTCAGTCGCCAAGGGTCGAGTGAGAAGCCTGCTGGCCTTTGTGCACCAAGGGAAGCATAGCATGCGATGTGCGGCGCATGGCAACGGGCCGCTTCTTTTGCCCAGCACGCCTGCCGGCTTGTTCCCGCATGCCTTGTAGGCTAGTCTCTTTCTCTCTACATtgccctccccttccccacccgTTCACCATCaacaccccgcccccccccccacaaaggaaACTCGCCCCCACGTTTCTCTTTTCCTTCCAGCTGCTCTGGGCTGGAGCCCCCGCTGGCCCCCCAACCACACCCACCCTTTCTTGTGTCGCGTGGAGCGCCTGGCAAATGTAAGCCTGACTCTGCAGGTTGCCGTACCTCatggaggaggtgggggagggaaagggatgtgtgtgtccccccctcgCCCCACAAGCTTAGGCTACCTTCTGGGTTAGGAGGGGAGATGACGCTTTCTAGTCTGCCCAGTATTGGGGTCCTCTGACTCTGGGGCGCTGTGGGTCCTGCATCAACCTTCCACGCACCCCaagttctgcatgcagaatgtattttgcattttattttcggAAGGCGGGTGGGTGCAGCTTATTCACATTCTCTTATGCAACTTTTGTGCTTCAAATATTAGACTTCCTGGTTCGTTGCGTTTTTTCTTGAAAAGGCgaaagatgggaaaggtttcattCCAAGAGGACTAGGAACTTGGTTCCATAAAGACAAGGGGCAGTGGCTGTCACAACCCACAGCCCAAATGGCAGCCGGGGGGTGTGGGGGTTTCTGGCTGGGTGTGCAAGCAGCTGTGCT encodes the following:
- the DMPK gene encoding myotonin-protein kinase isoform X5, encoding MAAEVRLKKLEELVLDRSAVGLETLVDLLLCVHHELSTSPLAQEKYIMEFLQWAEPVTSRLKALRLQRDDFEILKVIGRGAFSEVAVVKLKRTSQVYAMKIMNKWDMLKRVEVSCFREERDVLVNGDKRWITQLHFAFQDENYLYLVMDYYVGGDLLTLLSKFGDRIPMEMARFYLAEMVMAIDSIHRIGYVHRDIKPDNILLDRCGHIRLGDFGSCLKLRKDGTVCSTIAVGTPDYLSPEILQAVEDGAHSYGTECDWWSLGVFAYEMFFGHTPFFADSVVETYGKIIHFKEHFRFPPSVPDVPPEALALIEGLICPREMRLGRNGVRDFQEHPFFVGVDWDSLRDCVPSFVPEFANATDTCNFDVVDDCLTDMVSGGGETLSDVMESSPLGVHLPFVGYSYTYTAAAKQNEAEERGRGDVSMEVDGSQRTLPPEQTPKQTPEELACKLPDGQKLDVATFLELQSALEEELRSREMLCQELSMVKVANQTFASQLKEAESRNLELEAQIKRLEEQIEGMRPMAEEGT